The Nematostella vectensis chromosome 11, jaNemVect1.1, whole genome shotgun sequence nucleotide sequence taaaacaaaaaaaatgatattatcatgatatatcatacTATCAATCTTAGTGTGTCATTGgtcaagtaaaacaaaaaatgatattatcatgatatatcatacTATCAATCTTAGTGTGTCATTGgtcaagtaaaacaaaaaatgatgttatcatgatatatcatttGCTTACTGTTTATGTTATTTTGTTCAacattgataataataaaatgatatGATATTGATACCATGATAACTTGCTATTTTGGAATTTCACTTTATCCTGCTAATTTCTATTTATTGATAGTGATATTTAGATTTTTCAATCTACCTGCCTCTCTTATTAATGAGAATGATAGTGATAATTTGATATTCCTTTTTGGGGAGTCAACTACCATGATAATCCAATTGATAATGACATTTTGATATTTCACATTGATATTTCACTTAGAATTTTTTCAAGACAATATCATCACCCAAAAATCATTGAAATATCAAATTATCAATTATCAAATGAATGATAAACAATCATGATATTTTGATAATCTGCAATCCTGCACCTTAGtggaaaatctcaaggcttgagaatttttttgggggaggggggggtatattcatttttttggggaggggtgggtttaaccttgcaggcgtttgccgtatagaaagctctcgtAAACAAAcacacttatagatctcacgggGGTGTAAGATAAATTGTGCTACGCAAGGAAATTactatttcaaatattttaatagaaaataggcaaaatgacgattttctttaagatatttttttggaagtgataaaaatcgctaaaaagcagGAGACTtgtgctcaacgcgggagaacaggagaaggggtccaaaatcttgagactcccgcctaatgagggagagttgacaggtatgctaaGTAGAGGAGACGTGGTagtacaggcccgtacccaagaGTTTTCTTAGGTGGTGGGGGGAatggggtgcgaaatccgaaaaagtggacaaAATTTTTCCATGGTAGGGGGTTGGGAGTGGGTGTAtcttctgataaaaatcttgCCACccttaaaaaaacgttttaatattattttcatgCCATGTTTATTATCAGATCTGGCTACAAAAATTGATTTATAGatttatgacataccagatTAATgtagattttttttgtaatttgcctgtgctttatagttttgtcttaAAATTGTGCACCGAAAGTGGAACTACTgcctgtgtgtgtgtgtgtgtgtgtgtggggggggggggggggagtggtgcgaaccccctgcacccccctgggtagcGGCCTGTGGTATCATGTTCATTTGTTCAGTGGCGCAAAGCTATATAAGAATCATGTACTTTTAGCATTCATTCAGGATTAGTTGGGTAGGCTTGTTTGACATATTTAGTAAATATATTTGTTGAGCTTATTAAAGTAAGCAATAAATTAATCTTTTAGCTTGCACTTGTAACATACTATTTGGGAAAACTTTATATAGTCTCAATAATGGTTTATCTTATATTCTATGTTATAGATTTTGGTGCTCAACAGCTACTCCAGACTGAACTTATGAAAACAGAAATGCTCCTAGAAAGATCAAAGGTAAATGATTTAACCTTCCTTAAATTACCATTATTCGGTTGATAAttacagtgaggacacagaaGATTGGCCATTCTGAACAACTTTGGCCAATCAGATTCAGCTTGAACATcgtaaacattttgaaaaaaagtccAGCCAATCAGGTTAGGGTGTTCTCACACTCAATCGACAATACAGACAGTCTGGCTACGGTCAACTACATGTACAAGGTCAAATAAACAATGTCCAGCCATTCTCATTGGctgaacttttttttcaaaatggttACGGTGCTCAAGCtgaatctgattggtcaaagctGCTCAGCTTGGCCagctttctgtgtcctcactgtaattatttttataaatcaTTAAAATTCATTGTATttataattataaacaataacaatggaGTGGTTGATCAACATTTTTTAATTACCAGCGCAATTTTTCTTTCAGGATGAGCGCCGTGCGAAATATAAAACTCAAGGACAGCCGTCAAATGCAGAGAATTATGCCATGGAAATGGCATCTCTGATGATGACACAGAATGCCCAACTTCAGCACTTGCTACTCAGCCAAATGAGAAACAGTACAGACCCTCAGTCCGAAGGGGCACCAAGAAGAAACAAGGACAATCCAGTTTCTGTAAGGCTTCTGGAAATTCAGCCTGTTAGTACACGTGAAATGACCCCATTTACAATGCTTCCCAATACAAAGAAAGGTAAGGCTGGTTGCATAGAGTTTGGGAGTGAATAGgtcattccagctataagggTGCACACACACTTACCATTGAAACGTACATTAACAACAGTACCGTCATTCAGCGCACGCTTCGTTTGATGTAAGCTTAAAATAGCatgcgctgcattctggtagttgaggtaggtctCTATGGTTATGCGTgcaaacttatagctggaatggcctattgagCTGTGAGGATAGGGGGAGGCAACACACAAGTGGTGTTTCGAGAAATTGTGTTCTGTAAACCAGCCACTAGAGATACAATGTGTCAGTACATGAGAAGTACACTCTTCCAATACAAAAACAGTGGCATTAAGGTTAGTTTGTGGCTCAGCTTGGAGGATAGGGGAGGCATGCATTGACAAGGCATGCATTCACAGTGTATTAGGATTATGTGTATGAGGAgctgttgtattttcaaacaaatttGTTTAATGAAGAACAAAACTTACTAGATGGTTATGTCCAGATTTCTTCACATTTCTTCAGATTCTTTCTTCAGGTTTCttcatatttttcttattgaGTGTAACCGATTAGTGTTCTCTAAGAGAATTATTTCTTTTGACAGAATTACCAaggccaccaccaccacttaGACCCAAGCCACAGGCTGTCCGTATTCCCAGTCCCCAGGTGAGGCTTGGCTTGCAGCCTACAACTTTTTAAAACCCATCACATAATGTGTTGGTGCTAGGTGCCTTGTCACTAAATGCCATCTGTTTCTCAAGGGAATAATAGATGAATCGCCAAATTATACCAACTAAAAAGGTTCCATGGGTAATCTGTCATATTGATTGGATTGATGATAAGAGATTCGTCTGTCTGGGGATTATTGTGTACCTCTTTTACAGATGTCAAACTTCAGGCGAGTACACAGGAGGTGCGCAGGGTGAGCGAACCCCCCCTTagtggtaaaaaaaaacccagggtcatttcttataaaggaatcttcaaagACTGTACTTGTGCTTGCATATGACTGTGCAAGTGGACACACGCCTGAAACTTTACCTGCAGCCAGTGTTTAGGACTAACCCTGTCAAGTAGGTACGTCTCAGTCACCATCTATTTTTCCATAGGTGTCTCATCCCCGTGGTATTGCAACTCCACCTAGACCTACAGAGAGGTTACCCGAAGTGCAACATCAACCCAAAACAGCCCAACGAGATCGCACACAGCCTCAGCTAGAAGGCTTTCTCAACCAACCATCCATCCACGATCCCTCAGAAAACTCTTACCCCTACCCTGGCCCTCCACGTGTTAGGAAGCTACGGCATGTGTTTTACGCAGCATGGTTCTGCCTTATTTTGATTTCCTTGCTCAGAAGACTGGCAAATAGGCGGCTCAAAGCTATGGTAAAACTAGATGAGAATATTCAACTTGCTATTGTAGAAATTCACAGACGGTATTACCTCAACCAAGACAATGCTATATGGAGTTCATTGTATGATGCTATCAAAGAAGGATGTTTTGACTTAAATGTCAAAAGCCCTGGGCTGTTCGGCAAGTTGTCTCAGGAGCAGCAAGCTATCCTATCAGAGCTAGCGTCCATCATAGAGACAATTGTATATAATATAACTGAGATTAAGGAGGGACGGTCTGGAATTCTCAGTGTTGGCAGAGACGGAGTGCTGTGGAACATGTCTAAGAGAGGCATGGTTCTTCCAAGTAATTACTTCTGGGGTGTGGAAAAGGTAGAGTATGGTTGCACTATTTCTTAAAAACCGTAAAGTTGAATTATGGCCAGGGGATTTGAGGTGCAACCTTGCATGTGACTGGCTAGCtctttcattttgtttgtttccaaagaaaaaatattgccCAATGCCCGATTCTTTGGCTCAGATTAAGGGCTTATGGTCTAAACATCAGCGTTTTTGTTGCCACACTTGTTGGCTAGTGAAGTTGATGCAATCACATTTCTCACATCCTAATTGGCCTACTTCCCAAAACTGTTAAAGTGAATCCATTGACTCGTTATTGTGCTCTACGGGTTCGGTAGATGAGATAACAGGACTCGTTAAGGTGCGCTACAAGCTCGGTAGATGGGATAACGCTACTCCTTGTGATGGACTCATTATGGTGCGCTACAGATCAGTCTGTAATACAAGGACATTCATTAAAACAAGGAGTCTTCATACTAACTACTATTTGCCTCAAGGACCATATTCATTTGACCGCAAGTGGTGAGCTGGGGGACATAGACCAGCAGTCCTGTGTGATGCTTGTCCTGGGCCTGTTTGTATCACGCGGTCTTGTCTCAACTATCCTATTGCAACCCATGGACTCTGGCCTGTGTCCTATGCCACCTAGCAAAGTTGCCAAGAGCAACTTGAAGGTAAGCTTCACATAAAATGCTTGTAAAATGaaagggtgtttttttttgctatggcCACTCATCCTGTCTGATGGCCCACAAATTTCTCTAAACACCTTGTAGTCTTCCATTGCATATGATTTATcagggctgtagcagggggtggggcattggGGGcacttctcccccccccccccccaatattttgtaaggaaatgaccaggaGGGGCATCGCTgagcccccaatattttttaatgtatatgtattgtgccccccccccgtaATCTTACATGTCCTGCTCGGCTCTGTTTATCCTGGTGATGGTTCCTTATGTCCCTAGAGATCATACATAGTATGAGAGTCTCAATTCCTGGGCCTGGTTTCTCGAAAGCAGGTCAGTGCTTACCCACGGATAAATCTGGTTATCGGGACATTTGATAAGCCCcttatctaaagaacgcctttgatctaatgaacgcccccccctAAACTTACAAGTTTGTTATGAACGCCCCTCTCCTTCCCTGCTGCCTTCCCTgccagcttaaaaacaaacgacataggaCTTCAAATGGTAATTTAATTGCCATCTTGCTTAATCAACACTGGTAAGCGAGTAGCGTCTTGTTCAATGTCAAGTCCAAAATGAGGGTACCGCTCTCTAGCATTCCTGATCTCATTGCTTGTGATGTCAGCAATTTTATTTCGTTTTGTCCTCGCATTGTAGCATCCAGGAATAAGGCCTACTTCTCGTTTCCGTTTACTGCATATTTGCACCATTAAATCATTGCATTCGTCACATGGTAAActcttgctacgcaggctaaaaTTTAAAGTGGCTGAGactagaaccccactgcacttgggcAGGGCCGTAGCCTGCATGATGCAAGTGAGGCACTCGCCttggtaaaattttgatgttttagTGTTTCATTATTAAAAAGTATGAGATAAAacacctgcttttgttggatttatcatccAGTGGCTAGCTTTGCCTCAGTGAAATTTAGATTTAGGCCTGTTGGATCTGTTAAATTTttatagtttgtaaagaatgcccctttctaataaacgcctcctatctaatgaacgccctcTTCTCGGACCagcaaaatttaataaacgccccgggcatttattaggtcatttacggtatttatctctgggttagcgttaacctTCTTTCTAGGGACCCGGCCCTGGACCTCACAGGAAGAACCAAACCAGAAGCAGtgaacgtctaattttagtCTTGCCTTGACCTGTTTACTAGGATGAGACCCTAGGCAGGTTTTTACATATCGCCTGCAGGGTCACTTGGTGAGTGGATAGGTGTATGGACACAAGTGAACATAGATGGCAGAGTATAAAAATATGTTCAATATCAATGTTTGCTCTTGTTAGCTGGCAAATAATTTGGGCAGAATCTAAACAATTTACTGGGGTGGGGGTTAGTGCCCCACCCTTCTGTATGTCTCATCATCTTTGAGTCGTTTTACACTAGTTGAACTGTAGCACACAATCATACACTTACAAAAAATCAAGGTTGAGAAAGGGATGCAAAATGAATAAGTACATAATAAATGTTCTATCTTGCAGGTGCTAGGGTCTTTGATAATGAAAATAGTGCGTGACGTATCTActggtaaaaataaaaaagcaatgGTAAGAATTGATGCTGATCTCTGATCATTGCAATGAAGTTTAACATGAGTCCATCTCTGCTAGCTAGCTCTTATTCAGGGTTATtctgaaatgttttgtttttcaaacatTGGGAATCCTGTGGCACACCCCGGCCTTTGTGTGcgccacagggttcccaatattagaaaaaaacattttcgaaTAATCCCGTAGCAGGCTACATCTCTCTGAACTATTTTTTAGGCCCTGGCGCCTGAGATCAGCTCTGAGTTGTACAGTGACAATGAGATGAAATTCCTCTACAAGAAACTTGACAGTACATTTATATGGAGTAAGGTATGTTTTTGCTTGAAAGTTTTATATTGGTCTATAATGGGTAGTTTCGGCTTGTGTACATGCATTGGTATCCCCATATCCCCC carries:
- the LOC116619488 gene encoding uncharacterized protein LOC116619488 isoform X4 encodes the protein MADKKHFLDQLTKLHLKIIEQKLSNERDAATAQYSGSNFGRLPLGSALLPTTGFVDSGNYKHDFGAQQLLQTELMKTEMLLERSKDERRAKYKTQGQPSNAENYAMEMASLMMTQNAQLQHLLLSQMRNSTDPQSEGAPRRNKDNPVSVRLLEIQPVSTREMTPFTMLPNTKKELPRPPPPLRPKPQAVRIPSPQVSHPRGIATPPRPTERLPEVQHQPKTAQRDRTQPQLEGFLNQPSIHDPSENSYPYPGPPRVRKLRHVFYAAWFCLILISLLRRLANRRLKAMVKLDENIQLAIVEIHRRYYLNQDNAIWSSLYDAIKEGCFDLNVKSPGLFGKLSQEQQAILSELASIIETIVYNITEIKEGRSGILSVGRDGVLWNMSKRGMVLPSNYFWGVEKDHIHLTASGELGDIDQQSCVMLVLGLFVSRGLVSTILLQPMDSGLCPMPPSKVAKSNLKR
- the LOC116619488 gene encoding uncharacterized protein LOC116619488 isoform X1 — translated: MADKKHFLDQLTKLHLKIIEQKLSNERDAATAQYSGSNFGRLPLGSALLPTTGFVDSGNYKHDFGAQQLLQTELMKTEMLLERSKDERRAKYKTQGQPSNAENYAMEMASLMMTQNAQLQHLLLSQMRNSTDPQSEGAPRRNKDNPVSVRLLEIQPVSTREMTPFTMLPNTKKELPRPPPPLRPKPQAVRIPSPQVSHPRGIATPPRPTERLPEVQHQPKTAQRDRTQPQLEGFLNQPSIHDPSENSYPYPGPPRVRKLRHVFYAAWFCLILISLLRRLANRRLKAMVKLDENIQLAIVEIHRRYYLNQDNAIWSSLYDAIKEGCFDLNVKSPGLFGKLSQEQQAILSELASIIETIVYNITEIKEGRSGILSVGRDGVLWNMSKRGMVLPSNYFWGVEKDHIHLTASGELGDIDQQSCVMLVLGLFVSRGLVSTILLQPMDSGLCPMPPSKVAKSNLKVLGSLIMKIVRDVSTGKNKKAMALAPEISSELYSDNEMKFLYKKLDSTFIWSKANLLKWAEAFVDDLNKS
- the LOC116619488 gene encoding uncharacterized protein LOC116619488 isoform X2 yields the protein MADKKHFLDQLTKLHLKIIEQKLSNERDAATAQYSGSNFGRLPLGSALLPTTGFVDSDFGAQQLLQTELMKTEMLLERSKDERRAKYKTQGQPSNAENYAMEMASLMMTQNAQLQHLLLSQMRNSTDPQSEGAPRRNKDNPVSVRLLEIQPVSTREMTPFTMLPNTKKELPRPPPPLRPKPQAVRIPSPQVSHPRGIATPPRPTERLPEVQHQPKTAQRDRTQPQLEGFLNQPSIHDPSENSYPYPGPPRVRKLRHVFYAAWFCLILISLLRRLANRRLKAMVKLDENIQLAIVEIHRRYYLNQDNAIWSSLYDAIKEGCFDLNVKSPGLFGKLSQEQQAILSELASIIETIVYNITEIKEGRSGILSVGRDGVLWNMSKRGMVLPSNYFWGVEKDHIHLTASGELGDIDQQSCVMLVLGLFVSRGLVSTILLQPMDSGLCPMPPSKVAKSNLKVLGSLIMKIVRDVSTGKNKKAMALAPEISSELYSDNEMKFLYKKLDSTFIWSKANLLKWAEAFVDDLNKS
- the LOC116619488 gene encoding uncharacterized protein LOC116619488 isoform X3 codes for the protein MADKKHFLDQLTKLHLKIIEQKLSNERDAATAQYSGSNFGRLPLGSALLPTTGFVDSGNYKHDFGAQQLLQTELMKTEMLLERSKDERRAKYKTQGQPSNAENYAMEMASLMMTQNAQLQHLLLSQMRNSTDPQSEGAPRRNKDNPVSVRLLEIQPVSTREMTPFTMLPNTKKELPRPPPPLRPKPQAVRIPSPQVSHPRGIATPPRPTERLPEVQHQPKTAQRDRTQPQLEGFLNQPSIHDPSENSYPYPGPPRVRKLRHVFYAAWFCLILISLLRRLANRRLKAMVKLDENIQLAIVEIHRRYYLNQDNAIWSSLYDAIKEGCFDLNVKSPGLFGKLSQEQQAILSELASIIETIVYNITEIKEGRSGILSVGRDGVLWNMSKRGMVLPSNYFWGVEKDHIHLTASGELGDIDQQSCVMLVLGLFVSRGLVSTILLQPMDSGLCPMPPSKVAKSNLKGPGPGPHRKNQTRSSERLILVLP